Proteins from a genomic interval of Arachis hypogaea cultivar Tifrunner chromosome 10, arahy.Tifrunner.gnm2.J5K5, whole genome shotgun sequence:
- the LOC112716039 gene encoding protein WHAT'S THIS FACTOR 1, chloroplastic, producing MLKDPINPSAKKLIGASILFRRWMTTSKRVQDRSKQKRVNDLEVATEKWKILSKILFLIELLKQQSEMIIPVRSLENYRKQINLPKPHRISDFIRKTPKLFELYKDRKGVLWCGLTERAEELLEEEQRVLEQHSDKAAEHVTRLLMMSVDKRLPLEKIAHFRRDFGLPMDFRANWVHQYPQHFRVVKSFDGINQVECLELVNWNPNWAITELQKKVTGVTESTTTNLHIPGMLSLPFPLKFPSNYKRVYRYSEKIQDFQKRAYLSPYADARGLKAGSLEFDKRAVAVMHEILSFTIEKRLVTDHLTHFRWEIVMPQKLMRILLKHIGIFYVSERGKRFSVFLNEAYEGAELIEKCPLVLWREKVMRLVGYRGRKKKFEILSDMSDVEVEGDIGLMQSDSEVEDLDVQLEQHGSVDYEDPLLVDNSEMDVEEIACEYRNFKNS from the coding sequence ATGCTGAAAGATCCGATAAACCCCTCAGCGAAAAAGCTCATCGGAGCTTCAATTCTTTTCCGTCGATGGATGACAACCAGCAAGAGGGTTCAAGACAGGAGTAAGCAGAAGAGGGTTAACGATCTTGAGGTCGCAACCGAGAAGTGGAAGATACTCTCCAAAATCCTTTTCTTAATCGAGCTTCTGAAGCAACAGTCCGAGATGATTATCCCTGTTAGATCCCTTGAAAACTATCGTAAGCAGATCAATCTCCCAAAGCCACATAGAATCTCTGATTTCATTCGAAAGACGCCAAAGCTTTTTGAACTCTACAAGGATCGCAAGGGGGTGCTGTGGTGCGGCTTGACGGAGAGAGCCGAGGAATTGTTGGAGGAAGAACAGAGGGTTCTTGAGCAGCATTCCGATAAGGCTGCGGAACACGTTACGAGGTTGCTGATGATGTCGGTGGATAAGCGTCTCCCATTAGAGAAGATTGCTCATTTCAGAAGGGATTTTGGGTTGCCTATGGATTTTAGGGCTAATTGGGTGCACCAATATCCGCAGCATTTTAGGGTTGTGAAGTCCTTTGATGGCATTAATCAAGTTGAGTGCTTGGAGCTTGTGAATTGGAATCCTAATTGGGCAATAACGGAATTACAGAAGAAGGTTACAGGTGTAACTGAATCCACTACTACCAATTTGCATATCCCTGGTATGTTGTCACTTCCATTCCCTTTGAAATTCCCTTCAAATTATAAAAGGGTGTATCGTTATAGTGAAAAGATTCAAGATTTTCAAAAGAGGGCTTATTTGTCTCCTTATGCTGATGCCAGAGGTCTCAAGGCTGGTTCTCTTGAATTTGATAAGAGGGCTGTTGCTGTTATGCATGAGATTCTTAGTTTCACCATTGAAAAGAGACTGGTCACTGACCACCTCACTCATTTCCGTTGGGAGATAGTGATGCCTCAGAAGCTCATGAGGATTCTTCTGAAGCACATTGGCATCTTCTATGTCTCAGAGCGGGGGAAGAGGTTTAGTGTGTTCTTGAATGAAGCATATGAAGGTGCGGAGCTGATTGAGAAATGCCCCTTGGTCCTATGGAGGGAAAAAGTCATGAGGCTTGTTGGTTATAGAGGGAGGAAGAAGAAGTTTGAGATACTCAGTGACATGTCGGATGTAGAAGTAGAAGGCGATATTGGCTTGATGCAGAGTGATTCGGAAGTAGAGGACTTGGACGTGCAGCTTGAGCAACATGGTTCCGTGGATTATGAGGATCCTTTACTTGTGGACAATTCTGAGATGGATGTTGAAGAGATAGCTTGTGAATATCGAAATTTTAAGAATTCTTGA
- the LOC112716038 gene encoding 3-ketoacyl-CoA synthase 10 encodes MANNERDLFSTEIVNRGIESSGPNAGSLTFSVRVRRRLPDFLQSVNLKYVKLGYHYLINHGIYLVTIPVLLVVFSAEVGSLSKEDLWKKLWEDARYDLATVLASFAVFVFTLSVYFMSRPRPIYLVDFACYQPQDHLKVSREQFIELARKSGKFDEGSLEFQKRILMSSGIGDETYIPKAVIASNENTATMKEGRAEASTVMFGALDELFEKTRVRPKDVGILVVNCSIFNPTPSLSAMIINHYKMRGNILSYNLGGMGCSAGIIAVDLARDILQSNPNNYAVVVSTEMVGFNWYQGKERSMLLPNCFFRMGCSATLLSNRRRDYSRAKYRLEHIVRTHKGADDRSFRCVYQEEDEQRFKGIKISKDLIEIGGDALKTNITTLGPLVLPFSEQLLFFGTLVWRHLFGGKSDGGNSSPSMKKPYIPDYKLAFEHFCVHAASKPILDELQRNLELSDKNMEASRMTLHRFGNTSSSSIWYELAYLEAKERVRRGDRVWQLAFGSGFKCNSVVWRSMRRINKPSRNNPWLDCINNYPRSLT; translated from the exons ATGGCGAATAACGAACGAGATCTGTTCTCAACGGAGATAGTGAACCGTGGGATTGAGTCATCTGGACCGAACGCGGGTTCGTTAACATTCTCGGTTAGGGTTCGTCGGCGGTTACCGGATTTTCTTCAATCGGTGAACCTCAAGTACGTGAAATTGGGGTACCATTACCTGATAAACCATGGCATTTACTTGGTGACGATACCGGTGCTGCTTGTGGTGTTCAGTGCTGAGGTTGGTAGTCTGAGCAAAGAGGATCTGTGGAAGAAGCTTTGGGAAGATGCGCGTTATGACCTTGCTACCGTCTTGGCTTCTTTTGCCGTCTTTGTTTTCACGCTCTCTGTTTACTTCATGTCCAGGCCTCGCCCCATTTACCTCGTTGATTTTGCATGCTACCAACCTCAAGATCACCTCAAG GTGTCAAGGGAGCAGTTCATTGAGCTAGCAAGAAAATCAGGCAAGTTTGATGAAGGGAGCTTGGAGTTTCAAAAGAGGATCCTAATGTCTTCAGGCATAGGCGACGAGACATACATCCCCAAAGCAGTGATAGCCTCCAACGAGAACACGGCCACCATGAAAGAAGGCCGAGCCGAGGCGTCGACGGTCATGTTCGGAGCACTCGACGAGCTCTTCGAGAAGACGAGGGTGCGGCCAAAGGACGTAGGAATCCTTGTGGTGAACTGCAGCATCTTCAACCCTACGCCATCGCTATCAGCAATGATCATAAACCATTACAAGATGAGGGGCAACATTCTGAGCTACAATCTTGGAGGAATGGGGTGCAGTGCTGGGATCATAGCGGTCGATTTGGCCAGGGATATTCTTCAGTCAAACCCTAATAACTACGCGGTTGTTGTCAGCACTGAGATGGTAGGCTTTAATTGGTACCAGGGAAAAGAGAGGTCCATGCTTCTTCCCAACTGCTTCTTTCGTATGGGTTGCTCCGCCACCTTGCTCTCCAATCGCCGCCGCGACTATAGCCGTGCCAAGTATCGTCTTGAGCATATTGTTCGCACGCACAAGGGTGCCGATGACCGCAGCTTCAG GTGTGTGTACCAAGAGGAAGATGAACAAAGATTCAAGGGGATCAAGATTAGCAAAGACTTGATTGAAATCGGTGGTGATGCTCTCAAAACAAACATCACCACACTTGGGCCTTTGGTGCTACCCTTCTCCGAGCAGCTCCTATTCTTTGGAACCTTGGTCTGGAGGCACTTGTTTGGCGGCAAATCTGACGGTGGAAACTCATCACCATCAATGAAGAAGCCGTACATTCCGGACTACAAGCTCGCCTTCGAGCACTTCTGTGTGCACGCGGCGAGCAAGCCCATCCTCGATGAGCTCCAGAGGAATCTGGAGCTCAGCGACAAGAACATGGAGGCATCAAGGATGACACTGCACCGCTTCGGCAACACTTCCAGCAGTAGCATTTGGTATGAACTTGCTTACTTGGAGGCCAAGGAAAGGGTTAGAAGAGGAGACCGCGTTTGGCAACTTGCTTTTGGTTCTGGATTTAAGTGCAATAGCGTTGTTTGGCGCTCCATGCGCCGAATCAACAAGCCTTCTAGGAACAACCCTTGGCTTGATTGCATCAACAACTACCCTCGCTCTCTCACTTAA